The following are from one region of the Amyelois transitella isolate CPQ chromosome 21, ilAmyTran1.1, whole genome shotgun sequence genome:
- the LOC106135578 gene encoding uncharacterized protein LOC106135578, protein MAEFTFEGEVDSLSPRQREFISELLQKRGLKVQKVQIETLGKAGDNYVANFKKIIAVLENGQTFDMIAKVAPTNEIVRATMGTVVLFGNECLMYNEVLPKFVDLQRAAGISEEEFFRSPECYGTLMEPLNEILLLENLKESNFEMLDRFTPLTNEAVKQILKKFALLHSLSFALKKEDPDKFDSYSKRFQDFFALLSANPEFREYLASIERDTISILDSDVYKKAVRGSISQLVEHSAKIFKYERNLRYSVVIHGDGWTNNFMFRLEENIPVEAVLIDYQLSKIASPVTDLQYMIFSSTDHNTRHQHYYEWIDFYHSELDKCLANFGLKANYVYPRDQLDADLRRYSKVFFSSSILLLTVLIRKTEDAAKMKEAMESNQDLQDISATIQTSSLDQESVALFKRKIENLVDSYREFGYLD, encoded by the exons ATGGCAGAATTCACGTTTGAAGGAGAAGTTGATAGTTTATCACCACGCCAAAGGGAGTTCATAAGtgaactattacaaaaaagaggACTTAAAGTTCAAAAGGTTCAAATAGAAACCCTCGGAAAAGCTGGTGATAATTATGTTGctaattttaagaagattatAGCAGTACTTGAAAATGGACAAACATTTGATATGATAGCAAAAGTTGCACCTACTAACGAAATTGTGAGAGCTACTATGGGCACAGTTGTACTTTTTGGAAACGAGTGCCTCATGTATAATGAAGTCTTGCCTAAATTTGTTGACTTACAACGTGCTGCAGGTATATCAGAAGAAGAATTTTTCCGTTCTCCTGAATGTTACGGAACTTTGATGGAGCCATTAAACGAAATCTTACTTTTGGAGAATTTGAAAGAATCAAATTTCGAAATGCTTGACCGTTTTACTCCCTTGACAAATGAAGCTGTTAAACAGATTCTCAAGAAATTTGCACTACTGCATTCCTTATCGTTTGCATTGAAGAAAGAAGATCCAGATAAATTCGATTCCTACAGTAAAAGGTTTCAAGATTTCTTCGCATTGTTGAGCGCTAATCCTGAATTTCGGGAGTATTTAGCTAGTATTGAGAGAGATACGATTTCGATATTGGATAGTGACGTTTATAAAAAGGCAGTTCGTGGGAGTATATCTCAACTAGTCGAGCATAGTGCGAAGATATTCAAATATGAGCGTAATTTGAGATATTCTGTAGTTATTCATGGTGATGGATGGACCAACAACTTCATGTTCCGTTTAGAG GAAAATATTCCAGTTGAAGCCGTTTTAATTGACTACCAATTATCTAAAATTGCAAGCCCAGTAACTGATCTGCAGTACATGATATTCAGCAGTACAGACCACAATACAAGGCATCAACATTATTACGAATGGATAGACTTTTATCACTCTGAATTGGACAAATGTTTGGCCAACTTTGGTTTAAAAGCCAACTACGTGTACCCGAGGGATCAACTCGATGCTGATTTACGAAGATACTCTAAAGTATTTTTCTCTTCTTCGATATTATTATTGACAGTGTTAATAAGAAAAACAGAAGATGCCGCTAAAATGAAAGAGGCAATGGAATCTAATCAAGATTTACAAGATATATCAGCAACAATACAAACATCTTCTTTAGACCAGGAATCAGTTGCTTTGTTCAAAcgcaaaattgaaaatttggtTGACAGCTACCGCGAATTTGGCTATCTTGACtag
- the LOC106135581 gene encoding uncharacterized protein LOC106135581 — protein MFEGELDSLTPRQKELISEVLENRGLKVEKVRIETLGQAGDNYAANVKKIIVELRNGDTFKIVAKIAPTVELLRNTMGTVLLFGNECVMYNDILPKFVDIQRAAGLPNDEIFRYPECYETFLEPPNEIILLEDLRESGLKMLDRFTPLPNEHIKVILKNFANYHSLSFVLKKQDPKIFDSLIGKLGGNFYRFLGANPDFKYYFKNLENDTISVLDSDLDKEAVRGTVSKMFDHHEKVYEEELNSRFSVVVHGDAWTNNIMFQFEKNVPKEVVFIDYQMIKLGSPVNDLQYMIFNCTDYNTRHQHFHEWIDFYHSELEKCLQKFNLDVNEVYPRNQLDADLRKYSKLYLAVVIMSHSMLIRKSEDAAKLKDAMNTEISDPENFKKMTEDLSVTNLDTESVGLFKRKIVGLIQSYRDLGYLENMAEFKFEGEVEILTQKQKDLVTEVLQTRGLKATKVRIETLGQAGDNYIANVKKITAVLDNGKIFKMIAKVAPTNEILRATMNASVLFGNECIIYNEILPEFTALQKAAGLSHEECFRFAECYGTLMEPLSEILLLEDLKDSKFEMLDRFTPLTNESIRHILKNFAVLHSLSFALKKQDPDKFIAYSKQLQDFYSKLSGKQHFQAYLDNMEKGMISMLDSDFYKGAVRGTISKLAEHWQKISALEKDLRYSVVTHGDAWTNNILFRVEENVPVEAILIDYQMSKVGNPVNDLMYLLFSSTDHITRHEHFYEWLDYYHSEMDKSLNNFDLKASDVYPREQLDADLRRYSKVSFCTAIMVFNVLIRQSEDASKMKEAMSSNAELKELMETVQSANLNPEYVVLFKNKMENLIDSYNEFGYLD, from the exons ATGTTTGAAGGAGAACTTGATAGCTTGACGCCACGTCAGAAAGAATTAATAAGTGAAGTGTTAGAAAACAGAGGTCTAAAAGTTGAAAAAGTTCGCATTGAAACACTTGGACAAGCCGGTGATAACTATGCTgctaatgttaaaaaaataattgtagaaCTTCGTAATGGAGATACATTCAAAATAGTGGCAAAAATTGCACCCACTGTagaattattaagaaatacaATGGGTACAGTCCTACTTTTCGGAAACGAGTGTGTCATGTACAATGATATATTACCTAAATTTGTTGACATACAGCGAGCTGCAGGATTGCCAAATGATGAAATATTTCGTTACCCCGAGTGCTACGAAACATTTTTAGAACCACCGAATGAAATTATACTGCTGGAAGATCTCAGAGAATCAGGATTAAAAATGCTAGATCGATTCACGCCACTGCCAAATGAACACATCAAAGTTATTCTCAAGAACTTTGCAAACTATCATTCATTATCGTTTGTATTAAAGAAACAAGATCCTAAAATATTCGACTCATTAATTGGCAAGTTAGGTGGAAATTTCTACAGATTTTTGGGTGCCAATCCTGACtttaagtattatttcaaaaatcttGAGAATGACACGATTTCAGTACTAGATAGTGACCTAGATAAGGAAGCAGTACGTGGTACAGTCTCTAAAATGTTTGACCACCATGAGAAGGTCTATGAAGAAGAACTCAATTCCAGGTTTTCTGTTGTTGTACATGGTGACGCTTGGACCAATAACATTATGTTCCAGTTTGAG AAAAACGTCCCAAAGGAGGTGGTTTTTATCGATTACCAGATGATTAAGTTAGGAAGTCCTGTAAATGACCTTCAGTACATGATATTTAACTGTACAGATTATAATACAAGGCATCAGCATTTCCACGAATGGATAGACTTTTATCACTCAGAATTAGAGAAATGTCTCCAAAAATTTAATCTCGATGTTAACGAAGTATATCCCAGAAATCAACTTGATGCAGATTTGAGAAAATATTCTAAGCTATATCTAGCTGTAGTAATAATGTCTCATTCGATGTTAATTAGGAAATCAGAAGACGCTGCTAAATTAAAGGATGCAATGAACACAGAAATTTCTGATCCcgaaaattttaagaaaatgacTGAAGATTTGTCAGTCACTAATTTAGATACTGAATCAGTTGGTCTTTTTAAGAGAAAGATAGTAGGTTTAATTCAGAGTTACCGAGACCTTGGCTATCTTga AAACATGGCAGAATTTAAGTTTGAAGGTGAAGTAGAAATTTTGacccaaaaacaaaaagatttaGTAACCGAAGTTCTACAAACAAGAGGACTTAAAGCTACGAAAGTTCGGATAGAAACACTTGGACAAGCCGGCGATAATTACATTGCAAATGTCAAGAAGATAACTGCAGTACTCGataatggaaaaatatttaaaatgatagCAAAAGTGGCACcaacaaatgaaatattaagaGCAACAATGAATGCAAGTGTACTTTTCGGAAACGAGTGTATCatatataatgaaatactGCCTGAATTTACAGCGTTACAAAAAGCTGCTGGTTTGTCCCATGAAGAATGTTTTCGTTTTGCTGAATGTTATGGGACTTTGATGGAACCTTTGAGTGAAATTTTACTTTTGGAAGATCTTAAGGATTCAAAGTTTGAGATGCTTGATCGATTTACGCCTTTAACTAATGAAAGTATAAGGCATATTCTTAAAAACTTTGCTGTTTTACATTCTTTATCATTTGCATTGAAGAAACAAGATCCTGATAAATTCATAGCTTACAGTAAACAGCTTCAAGATTTCTATTCAAAGTTGAGCGGTAAACAACATTTCCAAGCATATTTAGATAATATggaaaaaggcatgatttCAATGTTGGATAGTGACTTTTACAAAGGAGCAGTTCGTGGTACTATCTCTAAATTGGCGGAGCATTGGCAGAAGATATCCGCTCTTGAAAAGGACCTTCGATATTCTGTAGTAACACACGGCGATGCATGGACCAACAACATTCTCTTTCGTGTAGAG GAGAACGTGCCGGTGGAAGCTATTTTGATTGACTACCAAATGTCCAAGGTTGGAAATCCCGTCAATGACCTCATGTACCTGCTATTTAGTTCAACAGACCACATCACACGTCATGAACATTTTTACGAATGGCTCGATTATTACCATTCTGAAATGGATAAATCTCTGaacaattttgatttaaaagcGAGTGATGTATATCCCAGGGAACAACTCGATGCTGATTTGCGAAGATACTCGAAAGTGTCATTCTGTACCGCAATCATGGTCTTTAATGTGTTAATAAGGCAATCAGAAGATGCTTCTAAAATGAAAGAGGCAATGAGTTCTAACGCAGAATTAAAAGAACTAATGGAAACAGTACAATCAGCCAACTTAAACCCAGAATACgttgttttattcaaaaataagaTGGAAAATTTAATCGATAGTTATAACGAGTTTGGTTATCTTGACTAG